Proteins encoded together in one Caldisericaceae bacterium window:
- the gatA gene encoding Asp-tRNA(Asn)/Glu-tRNA(Gln) amidotransferase subunit GatA gives MDIVDLSLKETVDLVKKGELKAVEVVSSYLDVISRVDKDINAFISVFYDEALEEAKKKDETRDKVGSLFGSVVAVKDNILVKDHEATCGSTILKGFISPYDATVIRKLKEAGAIIIGKTNLDEFAMGSSTENSAFFTTKNPVNTDYVPGGSSGGSAASVKAKETLFALGSDTGGSVRQPASYCGVVGLKPTYGRVSRYGLVAFASSLDVIGPIGRTVQDVAMVLSSIAGFDEQDETTVDKEVLDYANFLDSKIQGKRIGIIKEVMEANIQEEVKDALNAAIKSLNSLGFDIIEVSIPHLNYALSVYYLIAPSEASANLARYDGIRYGFLEDQGENLREFYENIRTVGFGREVKRRILLGTFALSEGYFDEYYLKASKVRRIIYEEFKDVFDTVDAILTPTAPTTAFKFGEKVSPLEMYMSDIFTIPANLAYLPAISVPFKEDKKGLPIGIQLISKWFDEKNLLNIAYALERSR, from the coding sequence ATGGATATTGTTGATCTTTCCTTAAAAGAGACGGTAGACTTAGTTAAAAAAGGAGAACTTAAGGCAGTTGAAGTAGTTTCTTCATACCTTGATGTAATTAGCAGAGTCGATAAGGACATTAATGCCTTTATTTCTGTTTTTTATGATGAGGCTTTAGAAGAAGCTAAAAAAAAGGATGAAACCCGTGATAAAGTAGGTAGTTTGTTTGGTAGTGTTGTTGCTGTTAAGGACAATATTTTAGTAAAAGACCATGAGGCTACTTGTGGGTCAACAATATTAAAAGGCTTCATATCACCTTACGATGCAACTGTCATTAGAAAATTAAAAGAAGCTGGAGCAATTATTATTGGTAAAACCAATTTAGATGAGTTTGCCATGGGATCTTCAACAGAAAATTCCGCCTTTTTTACAACAAAAAATCCTGTTAATACAGACTACGTCCCTGGTGGTTCTTCAGGAGGGTCGGCTGCCTCAGTTAAGGCAAAAGAAACTTTGTTTGCCTTAGGTTCTGATACAGGAGGCTCGGTAAGACAACCTGCATCTTATTGCGGTGTAGTGGGTTTAAAACCAACATATGGTAGAGTCTCTCGTTATGGACTTGTTGCATTTGCCTCTTCTCTTGATGTCATTGGCCCTATAGGACGCACCGTTCAAGATGTCGCAATGGTTTTATCTTCTATTGCAGGATTTGATGAACAAGATGAAACAACTGTTGATAAAGAAGTTTTAGACTATGCAAATTTTTTAGATAGCAAAATACAAGGGAAAAGGATTGGTATTATAAAAGAAGTTATGGAAGCAAACATCCAGGAAGAGGTTAAAGATGCATTGAATGCTGCAATTAAATCCCTTAATTCACTTGGTTTTGATATTATTGAAGTTTCTATTCCACATTTGAATTATGCGTTATCGGTTTATTACTTGATTGCCCCATCTGAAGCATCTGCAAATCTTGCAAGATACGACGGTATTAGATACGGGTTTTTGGAAGATCAAGGAGAGAATCTTAGGGAATTTTATGAAAACATCCGCACAGTTGGTTTTGGAAGAGAGGTTAAAAGAAGAATACTATTAGGCACCTTTGCCCTCTCTGAAGGTTATTTTGACGAATACTATCTTAAGGCTTCTAAAGTAAGAAGAATCATTTACGAAGAATTTAAAGATGTTTTTGATACTGTTGATGCAATACTTACCCCAACAGCACCTACAACTGCATTTAAGTTTGGAGAAAAAGTATCTCCTCTTGAGATGTATATGAGTGATATTTTTACTATTCCTGCGAATCTTGCGTATCTACCTGCAATTTCTGTTCCATTTAAGGAAGACAAAAAGGGCTTACCTATAGGTATACAGTTAATCAGCAAATGGTTTGATGAAAAAAACCTTTTGAATATTGCATATGCACTTGAAAGGAGTCGATAA